A genome region from Vulpes lagopus strain Blue_001 chromosome 7, ASM1834538v1, whole genome shotgun sequence includes the following:
- the CDHR4 gene encoding cadherin-related family member 4 isoform X4, translated as MMALLGPPVLLLALVASEVHCLPWFINISESQGPGTILKSFPFNCTLHMPILELIHVKPPTTFFNPPSLTRWHGIYMGMVTLSSSARLDALAVNHYELQLRFTCGNYVMEGLLFVDVQRDPGYSSCAGRFASPAGEIIQVRETVTPGTQLYTLLLPGVELQRAQISIISAQDPPYFPGPFSINGQGWLLAPSQGLKGQGQKVFQLQILVTFGQNRSCHGTLKVKVLPAPSSQISFLQQAPNITIREDLAPGSEVVQVRARGFDVRYEILSPVPCPLFSIGRGEGHWGGGCVRNASVAGPERPVLPPRPPEKRGWSQGRLGRGGCLGAGLELEGSSEMVVRVARLSALPLRWIPWEDGDPTELGAGLNSAFPPLSRPVDGLVRTAAPLESALARGAGAAVTRLRVKAYERLRPRASVELDLTVNVRSVNRWPPRCLPAMLVTEIRETTLVGTVLNTFTCTDPDSSGSTLDYKLRFYSPPGLASLCLRDRALEVNATLDCDAPGACFQHAASILVLNGDQPLTEVPVLVMVTPVNEFSPACVPHTFRIREDAGPYTLLGSVVGMDKDYPHNSVEYFISGGPSTFSVDRLSGEIHLLGSLDYELQKSYRLTVLVTDHSQDQDPTQRRSGSCTITIEVEDVNDHSPECQPPFQELTIYTPLGRSVEVTKVSCWVPQEPQRLTFSYSIVGGTSQSRFSLQGAILVYNDITLGPPWPEQPHSYELLICVADSGPSIPHLSTTATIIVHVVPWNASTAATRIHRVTVRGVPSMMTPLLVTDTEVFWQPEPWFVVVLTVTSALFLLALGWLFSRLFQGLAQMLQTPNKPAHELLLNSIQGTEESIEGFMEAPRMEMPQAPSSVMSLEHFDGRAQDPREPPSSQTTLHLGPLSLLSPSQYFLLHQAFTIYFFPEWGLFSPPFTFQLMFLKHL; from the exons ATGATGGCACTGCTCGGGCCCCCAGTGCTTCTACTTGCTCTGGTTGCCTCTG AAGTCCACTGTCTGCCCTGGTTCATAAATATCTCTGAGAGCCAGGGACCTGGGACCATCCTTAAATCCTTTCCCTTCAACTGTACTCTTCACATGCCCATCCTGGAGCTGATCCATGTGAAACCACCCACCACCTTCTTCAACCCACCCAGCCTGACCAGGTGGCACGGGATCTATATGGGCATG GTGACCTTAAGCAGCTCAGCCCGGCTGGATGCCCTAGCAGTAAACCACTATGAACTGCAGCTGCGGTTCACATGTGGCAACTACGTGATGGAGGGACTGCTCTTTGTGGATGTGCAGCGGGACCCTGGCTATAGCTCATGTGCTGGCCGATTTGCCAGCCCAG CTGGGGAAATCATTCAGGTTCGGGAAACGGTCACACCCGGGACCCAGCTGTACACTCTGCTGCTCCCAGGCGTGGAACTTCAGCGTGCCCAG ATAAGCATCATCAGTGCCCAGGACCCTCCATACTTCCCTGGACCTTTCTCTATCAATGGGCAAGGTTGGCTGCTGGCGCCATCCCAGGGCCTCAAAGGCCAGGGTCAAAAG GTCTTCCAGCTTCAGATTTTGGTGACCTTTGGACAAAATCGAAGCTGCCATGGGACACTGAAGGTGAAAGTTTTGCCTGCTCCCTCCAGTCAGATCTCCTTCCT GCAGCAGGCCCCAAATATCACTATCCGGGAGGACCTGGCCCCGGGCAGTGAGGTGGTTCAGGTTCGGGCCCGGGGCTTCGACGTGCGCTACGAAATCCTCTCCCCAGTGCCCTGCCCTCTCTTCTCCATCGGACGTGGTGAGGGGCATTGGGGCGGGGGGTGCGTGCGGAATGCCTCTGTGGCTGGTCCAGAGAGACCCGTGCTACCTCCTCGCCCTCCTGAGAAACGAGGCTGGAGCCAAGGCAGACTGGGGCGCGGTGGATGTTTGGGGGCTGGGCTAGAGTTAGAGGGGTCCTCGGAGATGGTGGTGAGGGTGGCCAGGCTCAGCGCCCTCCCGCTGCGATGGATCCCGTGGGAGGATGGGGACCCGAcagagctgggggcggggctaaACTCAGCATTCCCACCCCTATCCCGCCCAGTCGACGGCTTGGTCCGCACCGCGGCGCCCCTGGAGTCGGCGctggcccggggcgcgggcgcggcagTCACTAGGCTGCGGGTGAAGGCCTATGAGCGGCTCAGGCCGCGGGCCAGCGTAGAGCTCGATCTCACGGTGAACGTGCGTTCGGTTAACCGCTGGCCTCCGCGCTGCCTCCCAGCGATGCTGGT GACTGAAATACGCGAGACCACGCTGGTTGGCACTGTGCTGAACACCTTCACTTGTACTGATCCAGACTCTTCTGGCTCTACCCTCGACTACAAGCTGCGGTTCTACAGTCCTCCTGGCTTGGCTAGCCTCTGTCTTCGAGACAGGGCCTTGGAG GTGAATGCTACACTGGACTGTGATGCTCCTGGGGCCTGCTTTCAGCATGCAGCCTCTATCCTGGTGCTCAATGGTGATCAGCCCCTGA CTGAGGTGCCAGTATTGGTGATGGTGACTCCTGTCAACGAGTTTTCTCCAGCCTGTGTTCCACATACATTCCGGATCCGGGAAGATGCAGGGCCCTACACCCTGCTGGGCTCTGTGGTGGGCATGGACAAGGATTACCCGCACAACAGCGTTGAGTACTTCATCTCTGGTGGGCCCAGCACCTTTTCTGTGGACCGTCTCAGCG GGGAGATTCACCTCCTGGGATCTTTGGACTATGAGCTGCAGAAATCATACAGGCTCACTGTCCTGGTGACTGACCATAGCCAAGACCAGGACCCTACCCAGCGCCGCTCTGGTTCCTGCACCATTACCATCGAGGTTGAG GATGTGAACGACCATTCCCCCGAGTGTCAGCCCCCATTTCAGGAACTCACCATCTACACTCCCTTGGGCCGTAGTGTGGAGGTGACCAAGGTGTCATGTTGGGTTCCTCAGGAGCCACAGCGTCTGACTTTTTCCTACAGCATCGTGGGAG GGACTAGTCAGAGCCGATTCAGCCTGCAAGGAGCCATCCTGGTGTACAACGATATCACGTTGGGGCCCCCCTGGCCAGAGCAGCCCCATTCTTATGAGCTATTGATCTGTGTGGCCGATTCAGGTCCCTCTATCCCCCATCTCAGCACCACAGCCACCATCATTGTGCATGTCGTACCCTGGAATGCCAGCACAGCAGCCACCCGCATCCACAGAGTCACAGTGAGGGGG GTGCCTTCGATGATGACACCCCTGCTTGTGACAGACACGGAGGTTTTCTGGCAGCCAGAACCCTGGTTTGTGGTGGTGCTGACAGTTACCAGTGCCCTCTTTCTCTTGGCTCTGGGCTGGCTCTTCAGCAGGCTCTTCCAGGG GTTGGCCCAGATGCTACAGACACCAAACAAACCAGCCCACGAGCTGCTACTAAACAG TATCCAGGGAACTGAGGAGTCCATTGAGGGGTTCATGGAAGCACCAAGGATGGAGATGCCCCAAGCACCCAGTAGTGTCATGAGCCTG GAGCACTTTGATGGCAGAGCACAGGACCCCCGTGAGCCCCCCTCGTCCCAAACCACTCTCCACCTGGGTCCACTTTCTCTCCTTAGTCCATCTCAGTATTTCCTTCTACACCAAGCATTCACTATCTACTTTTTCCCTGAATGGGGTCTGTTCTCACCCCCATTCACTTTTCAGCTAATGTTTCTTAAACACTTATAG
- the CDHR4 gene encoding cadherin-related family member 4 isoform X1 — MMALLGPPVLLLALVASEVHCLPWFINISESQGPGTILKSFPFNCTLHMPILELIHVKPPTTFFNPPSLTRWHGIYMGMVTLSSSARLDALAVNHYELQLRFTCGNYVMEGLLFVDVQRDPGYSSCAGRFASPAGEIIQVRETVTPGTQLYTLLLPGVELQRAQISIISAQDPPYFPGPFSINGQGWLLAPSQGLKGQGQKVFQLQILVTFGQNRSCHGTLKVKVLPAPSSQISFLQQAPNITIREDLAPGSEVVQVRARGFDVRYEILSPVPCPLFSIGRGEGHWGGGCVRNASVAGPERPVLPPRPPEKRGWSQGRLGRGGCLGAGLELEGSSEMVVRVARLSALPLRWIPWEDGDPTELGAGLNSAFPPLSRPVDGLVRTAAPLESALARGAGAAVTRLRVKAYERLRPRASVELDLTVNVRSVNRWPPRCLPAMLVTEIRETTLVGTVLNTFTCTDPDSSGSTLDYKLRFYSPPGLASLCLRDRALEVNATLDCDAPGACFQHAASILVLNGDQPLTEVPVLVMVTPVNEFSPACVPHTFRIREDAGPYTLLGSVVGMDKDYPHNSVEYFISGGPSTFSVDRLSGEIHLLGSLDYELQKSYRLTVLVTDHSQDQDPTQRRSGSCTITIEVEDVNDHSPECQPPFQELTIYTPLGRSVEVTKVSCWVPQEPQRLTFSYSIVGGEGHGGHQAVGEGAGQGQQWFPSSATLFSGTSQSRFSLQGAILVYNDITLGPPWPEQPHSYELLICVADSGPSIPHLSTTATIIVHVVPWNASTAATRIHRVTVRGVPSMMTPLLVTDTEVFWQPEPWFVVVLTVTSALFLLALGWLFSRLFQGLAQMLQTPNKPAHELLLNSIQGTEESIEGFMEAPRMEMPQAPSSVMSLEHFDGRAQDPREPPSSQTTLHLGPLSLLSPSQYFLLHQAFTIYFFPEWGLFSPPFTFQLMFLKHL, encoded by the exons ATGATGGCACTGCTCGGGCCCCCAGTGCTTCTACTTGCTCTGGTTGCCTCTG AAGTCCACTGTCTGCCCTGGTTCATAAATATCTCTGAGAGCCAGGGACCTGGGACCATCCTTAAATCCTTTCCCTTCAACTGTACTCTTCACATGCCCATCCTGGAGCTGATCCATGTGAAACCACCCACCACCTTCTTCAACCCACCCAGCCTGACCAGGTGGCACGGGATCTATATGGGCATG GTGACCTTAAGCAGCTCAGCCCGGCTGGATGCCCTAGCAGTAAACCACTATGAACTGCAGCTGCGGTTCACATGTGGCAACTACGTGATGGAGGGACTGCTCTTTGTGGATGTGCAGCGGGACCCTGGCTATAGCTCATGTGCTGGCCGATTTGCCAGCCCAG CTGGGGAAATCATTCAGGTTCGGGAAACGGTCACACCCGGGACCCAGCTGTACACTCTGCTGCTCCCAGGCGTGGAACTTCAGCGTGCCCAG ATAAGCATCATCAGTGCCCAGGACCCTCCATACTTCCCTGGACCTTTCTCTATCAATGGGCAAGGTTGGCTGCTGGCGCCATCCCAGGGCCTCAAAGGCCAGGGTCAAAAG GTCTTCCAGCTTCAGATTTTGGTGACCTTTGGACAAAATCGAAGCTGCCATGGGACACTGAAGGTGAAAGTTTTGCCTGCTCCCTCCAGTCAGATCTCCTTCCT GCAGCAGGCCCCAAATATCACTATCCGGGAGGACCTGGCCCCGGGCAGTGAGGTGGTTCAGGTTCGGGCCCGGGGCTTCGACGTGCGCTACGAAATCCTCTCCCCAGTGCCCTGCCCTCTCTTCTCCATCGGACGTGGTGAGGGGCATTGGGGCGGGGGGTGCGTGCGGAATGCCTCTGTGGCTGGTCCAGAGAGACCCGTGCTACCTCCTCGCCCTCCTGAGAAACGAGGCTGGAGCCAAGGCAGACTGGGGCGCGGTGGATGTTTGGGGGCTGGGCTAGAGTTAGAGGGGTCCTCGGAGATGGTGGTGAGGGTGGCCAGGCTCAGCGCCCTCCCGCTGCGATGGATCCCGTGGGAGGATGGGGACCCGAcagagctgggggcggggctaaACTCAGCATTCCCACCCCTATCCCGCCCAGTCGACGGCTTGGTCCGCACCGCGGCGCCCCTGGAGTCGGCGctggcccggggcgcgggcgcggcagTCACTAGGCTGCGGGTGAAGGCCTATGAGCGGCTCAGGCCGCGGGCCAGCGTAGAGCTCGATCTCACGGTGAACGTGCGTTCGGTTAACCGCTGGCCTCCGCGCTGCCTCCCAGCGATGCTGGT GACTGAAATACGCGAGACCACGCTGGTTGGCACTGTGCTGAACACCTTCACTTGTACTGATCCAGACTCTTCTGGCTCTACCCTCGACTACAAGCTGCGGTTCTACAGTCCTCCTGGCTTGGCTAGCCTCTGTCTTCGAGACAGGGCCTTGGAG GTGAATGCTACACTGGACTGTGATGCTCCTGGGGCCTGCTTTCAGCATGCAGCCTCTATCCTGGTGCTCAATGGTGATCAGCCCCTGA CTGAGGTGCCAGTATTGGTGATGGTGACTCCTGTCAACGAGTTTTCTCCAGCCTGTGTTCCACATACATTCCGGATCCGGGAAGATGCAGGGCCCTACACCCTGCTGGGCTCTGTGGTGGGCATGGACAAGGATTACCCGCACAACAGCGTTGAGTACTTCATCTCTGGTGGGCCCAGCACCTTTTCTGTGGACCGTCTCAGCG GGGAGATTCACCTCCTGGGATCTTTGGACTATGAGCTGCAGAAATCATACAGGCTCACTGTCCTGGTGACTGACCATAGCCAAGACCAGGACCCTACCCAGCGCCGCTCTGGTTCCTGCACCATTACCATCGAGGTTGAG GATGTGAACGACCATTCCCCCGAGTGTCAGCCCCCATTTCAGGAACTCACCATCTACACTCCCTTGGGCCGTAGTGTGGAGGTGACCAAGGTGTCATGTTGGGTTCCTCAGGAGCCACAGCGTCTGACTTTTTCCTACAGCATCGTGGGAGGTGAGGGCCATGGAGGCCACCAGGCTGTTGGGGAAGGAGCAGGCCAAGGCCAGCAATGGTTCCCTTCTTCTGCCACTCTATTTTCAGGGACTAGTCAGAGCCGATTCAGCCTGCAAGGAGCCATCCTGGTGTACAACGATATCACGTTGGGGCCCCCCTGGCCAGAGCAGCCCCATTCTTATGAGCTATTGATCTGTGTGGCCGATTCAGGTCCCTCTATCCCCCATCTCAGCACCACAGCCACCATCATTGTGCATGTCGTACCCTGGAATGCCAGCACAGCAGCCACCCGCATCCACAGAGTCACAGTGAGGGGG GTGCCTTCGATGATGACACCCCTGCTTGTGACAGACACGGAGGTTTTCTGGCAGCCAGAACCCTGGTTTGTGGTGGTGCTGACAGTTACCAGTGCCCTCTTTCTCTTGGCTCTGGGCTGGCTCTTCAGCAGGCTCTTCCAGGG GTTGGCCCAGATGCTACAGACACCAAACAAACCAGCCCACGAGCTGCTACTAAACAG TATCCAGGGAACTGAGGAGTCCATTGAGGGGTTCATGGAAGCACCAAGGATGGAGATGCCCCAAGCACCCAGTAGTGTCATGAGCCTG GAGCACTTTGATGGCAGAGCACAGGACCCCCGTGAGCCCCCCTCGTCCCAAACCACTCTCCACCTGGGTCCACTTTCTCTCCTTAGTCCATCTCAGTATTTCCTTCTACACCAAGCATTCACTATCTACTTTTTCCCTGAATGGGGTCTGTTCTCACCCCCATTCACTTTTCAGCTAATGTTTCTTAAACACTTATAG
- the CDHR4 gene encoding cadherin-related family member 4 isoform X2, with protein sequence MMALLGPPVLLLALVASEVHCLPWFINISESQGPGTILKSFPFNCTLHMPILELIHVKPPTTFFNPPSLTRWHGIYMGMVTLSSSARLDALAVNHYELQLRFTCGNYVMEGLLFVDVQRDPGYSSCAGRFASPAGEIIQVRETVTPGTQLYTLLLPGVELQRAQISIISAQDPPYFPGPFSINGQGWLLAPSQGLKGQGQKVFQLQILVTFGQNRSCHGTLKVKVLPAPSSQISFLQQAPNITIREDLAPGSEVVQVRARGFDVRYEILSPVPCPLFSIGRGEGHWGGGCVRNASVAGPERPVLPPRPPEKRGWSQGRLGRGGCLGAGLELEGSSEMVVRVARLSALPLRWIPWEDGDPTELGAGLNSAFPPLSRPVDGLVRTAAPLESALARGAGAAVTRLRVKAYERLRPRASVELDLTVNVRSVNRWPPRCLPAMLVTEIRETTLVGTVLNTFTCTDPDSSGSTLDYKLRFYSPPGLASLCLRDRALEVNATLDCDAPGACFQHAASILVLNGDQPLTEVPVLVMVTPVNEFSPACVPHTFRIREDAGPYTLLGSVVGMDKDYPHNSVEYFISGGPSTFSVDRLSGEIHLLGSLDYELQKSYRLTVLVTDHSQDQDPTQRRSGSCTITIEVEDVNDHSPECQPPFQELTIYTPLGRSVEVTKVSCWVPQEPQRLTFSYSIVGGEGHGGHQAVGEGAGQGQQWFPSSATLFSGTSQSRFSLQGAILVYNDITLGPPWPEQPHSYELLICVADSGPSIPHLSTTATIIVHVVPWNASTAATRIHRVTVPSMMTPLLVTDTEVFWQPEPWFVVVLTVTSALFLLALGWLFSRLFQGLAQMLQTPNKPAHELLLNSIQGTEESIEGFMEAPRMEMPQAPSSVMSLEHFDGRAQDPREPPSSQTTLHLGPLSLLSPSQYFLLHQAFTIYFFPEWGLFSPPFTFQLMFLKHL encoded by the exons ATGATGGCACTGCTCGGGCCCCCAGTGCTTCTACTTGCTCTGGTTGCCTCTG AAGTCCACTGTCTGCCCTGGTTCATAAATATCTCTGAGAGCCAGGGACCTGGGACCATCCTTAAATCCTTTCCCTTCAACTGTACTCTTCACATGCCCATCCTGGAGCTGATCCATGTGAAACCACCCACCACCTTCTTCAACCCACCCAGCCTGACCAGGTGGCACGGGATCTATATGGGCATG GTGACCTTAAGCAGCTCAGCCCGGCTGGATGCCCTAGCAGTAAACCACTATGAACTGCAGCTGCGGTTCACATGTGGCAACTACGTGATGGAGGGACTGCTCTTTGTGGATGTGCAGCGGGACCCTGGCTATAGCTCATGTGCTGGCCGATTTGCCAGCCCAG CTGGGGAAATCATTCAGGTTCGGGAAACGGTCACACCCGGGACCCAGCTGTACACTCTGCTGCTCCCAGGCGTGGAACTTCAGCGTGCCCAG ATAAGCATCATCAGTGCCCAGGACCCTCCATACTTCCCTGGACCTTTCTCTATCAATGGGCAAGGTTGGCTGCTGGCGCCATCCCAGGGCCTCAAAGGCCAGGGTCAAAAG GTCTTCCAGCTTCAGATTTTGGTGACCTTTGGACAAAATCGAAGCTGCCATGGGACACTGAAGGTGAAAGTTTTGCCTGCTCCCTCCAGTCAGATCTCCTTCCT GCAGCAGGCCCCAAATATCACTATCCGGGAGGACCTGGCCCCGGGCAGTGAGGTGGTTCAGGTTCGGGCCCGGGGCTTCGACGTGCGCTACGAAATCCTCTCCCCAGTGCCCTGCCCTCTCTTCTCCATCGGACGTGGTGAGGGGCATTGGGGCGGGGGGTGCGTGCGGAATGCCTCTGTGGCTGGTCCAGAGAGACCCGTGCTACCTCCTCGCCCTCCTGAGAAACGAGGCTGGAGCCAAGGCAGACTGGGGCGCGGTGGATGTTTGGGGGCTGGGCTAGAGTTAGAGGGGTCCTCGGAGATGGTGGTGAGGGTGGCCAGGCTCAGCGCCCTCCCGCTGCGATGGATCCCGTGGGAGGATGGGGACCCGAcagagctgggggcggggctaaACTCAGCATTCCCACCCCTATCCCGCCCAGTCGACGGCTTGGTCCGCACCGCGGCGCCCCTGGAGTCGGCGctggcccggggcgcgggcgcggcagTCACTAGGCTGCGGGTGAAGGCCTATGAGCGGCTCAGGCCGCGGGCCAGCGTAGAGCTCGATCTCACGGTGAACGTGCGTTCGGTTAACCGCTGGCCTCCGCGCTGCCTCCCAGCGATGCTGGT GACTGAAATACGCGAGACCACGCTGGTTGGCACTGTGCTGAACACCTTCACTTGTACTGATCCAGACTCTTCTGGCTCTACCCTCGACTACAAGCTGCGGTTCTACAGTCCTCCTGGCTTGGCTAGCCTCTGTCTTCGAGACAGGGCCTTGGAG GTGAATGCTACACTGGACTGTGATGCTCCTGGGGCCTGCTTTCAGCATGCAGCCTCTATCCTGGTGCTCAATGGTGATCAGCCCCTGA CTGAGGTGCCAGTATTGGTGATGGTGACTCCTGTCAACGAGTTTTCTCCAGCCTGTGTTCCACATACATTCCGGATCCGGGAAGATGCAGGGCCCTACACCCTGCTGGGCTCTGTGGTGGGCATGGACAAGGATTACCCGCACAACAGCGTTGAGTACTTCATCTCTGGTGGGCCCAGCACCTTTTCTGTGGACCGTCTCAGCG GGGAGATTCACCTCCTGGGATCTTTGGACTATGAGCTGCAGAAATCATACAGGCTCACTGTCCTGGTGACTGACCATAGCCAAGACCAGGACCCTACCCAGCGCCGCTCTGGTTCCTGCACCATTACCATCGAGGTTGAG GATGTGAACGACCATTCCCCCGAGTGTCAGCCCCCATTTCAGGAACTCACCATCTACACTCCCTTGGGCCGTAGTGTGGAGGTGACCAAGGTGTCATGTTGGGTTCCTCAGGAGCCACAGCGTCTGACTTTTTCCTACAGCATCGTGGGAGGTGAGGGCCATGGAGGCCACCAGGCTGTTGGGGAAGGAGCAGGCCAAGGCCAGCAATGGTTCCCTTCTTCTGCCACTCTATTTTCAGGGACTAGTCAGAGCCGATTCAGCCTGCAAGGAGCCATCCTGGTGTACAACGATATCACGTTGGGGCCCCCCTGGCCAGAGCAGCCCCATTCTTATGAGCTATTGATCTGTGTGGCCGATTCAGGTCCCTCTATCCCCCATCTCAGCACCACAGCCACCATCATTGTGCATGTCGTACCCTGGAATGCCAGCACAGCAGCCACCCGCATCCACAGAGTCACA GTGCCTTCGATGATGACACCCCTGCTTGTGACAGACACGGAGGTTTTCTGGCAGCCAGAACCCTGGTTTGTGGTGGTGCTGACAGTTACCAGTGCCCTCTTTCTCTTGGCTCTGGGCTGGCTCTTCAGCAGGCTCTTCCAGGG GTTGGCCCAGATGCTACAGACACCAAACAAACCAGCCCACGAGCTGCTACTAAACAG TATCCAGGGAACTGAGGAGTCCATTGAGGGGTTCATGGAAGCACCAAGGATGGAGATGCCCCAAGCACCCAGTAGTGTCATGAGCCTG GAGCACTTTGATGGCAGAGCACAGGACCCCCGTGAGCCCCCCTCGTCCCAAACCACTCTCCACCTGGGTCCACTTTCTCTCCTTAGTCCATCTCAGTATTTCCTTCTACACCAAGCATTCACTATCTACTTTTTCCCTGAATGGGGTCTGTTCTCACCCCCATTCACTTTTCAGCTAATGTTTCTTAAACACTTATAG
- the CDHR4 gene encoding cadherin-related family member 4 isoform X8, whose amino-acid sequence MCSGTLAIAHVLADLPAQVRETVTPGTQLYTLLLPGVELQRAQISIISAQDPPYFPGPFSINGQGWLLAPSQGLKGQGQKVFQLQILVTFGQNRSCHGTLKVKVLPAPSSQISFLQQAPNITIREDLAPGSEVVQVRARGFDVRYEILSPVPCPLFSIGRGEGHWGGGCVRNASVAGPERPVLPPRPPEKRGWSQGRLGRGGCLGAGLELEGSSEMVVRVARLSALPLRWIPWEDGDPTELGAGLNSAFPPLSRPVDGLVRTAAPLESALARGAGAAVTRLRVKAYERLRPRASVELDLTVNVRSVNRWPPRCLPAMLVTEIRETTLVGTVLNTFTCTDPDSSGSTLDYKLRFYSPPGLASLCLRDRALEVNATLDCDAPGACFQHAASILVLNGDQPLTEVPVLVMVTPVNEFSPACVPHTFRIREDAGPYTLLGSVVGMDKDYPHNSVEYFISGGPSTFSVDRLSGEIHLLGSLDYELQKSYRLTVLVTDHSQDQDPTQRRSGSCTITIEVEDVNDHSPECQPPFQELTIYTPLGRSVEVTKVSCWVPQEPQRLTFSYSIVGGEGHGGHQAVGEGAGQGQQWFPSSATLFSGTSQSRFSLQGAILVYNDITLGPPWPEQPHSYELLICVADSGPSIPHLSTTATIIVHVVPWNASTAATRIHRVTVRGVPSMMTPLLVTDTEVFWQPEPWFVVVLTVTSALFLLALGWLFSRLFQGLAQMLQTPNKPAHELLLNSIQGTEESIEGFMEAPRMEMPQAPSSVMSLEHFDGRAQDPREPPSSQTTLHLGPLSLLSPSQYFLLHQAFTIYFFPEWGLFSPPFTFQLMFLKHL is encoded by the exons ATGTGCAGCGGGACCCTGGCTATAGCTCATGTGCTGGCCGATTTGCCAGCCCAG GTTCGGGAAACGGTCACACCCGGGACCCAGCTGTACACTCTGCTGCTCCCAGGCGTGGAACTTCAGCGTGCCCAG ATAAGCATCATCAGTGCCCAGGACCCTCCATACTTCCCTGGACCTTTCTCTATCAATGGGCAAGGTTGGCTGCTGGCGCCATCCCAGGGCCTCAAAGGCCAGGGTCAAAAG GTCTTCCAGCTTCAGATTTTGGTGACCTTTGGACAAAATCGAAGCTGCCATGGGACACTGAAGGTGAAAGTTTTGCCTGCTCCCTCCAGTCAGATCTCCTTCCT GCAGCAGGCCCCAAATATCACTATCCGGGAGGACCTGGCCCCGGGCAGTGAGGTGGTTCAGGTTCGGGCCCGGGGCTTCGACGTGCGCTACGAAATCCTCTCCCCAGTGCCCTGCCCTCTCTTCTCCATCGGACGTGGTGAGGGGCATTGGGGCGGGGGGTGCGTGCGGAATGCCTCTGTGGCTGGTCCAGAGAGACCCGTGCTACCTCCTCGCCCTCCTGAGAAACGAGGCTGGAGCCAAGGCAGACTGGGGCGCGGTGGATGTTTGGGGGCTGGGCTAGAGTTAGAGGGGTCCTCGGAGATGGTGGTGAGGGTGGCCAGGCTCAGCGCCCTCCCGCTGCGATGGATCCCGTGGGAGGATGGGGACCCGAcagagctgggggcggggctaaACTCAGCATTCCCACCCCTATCCCGCCCAGTCGACGGCTTGGTCCGCACCGCGGCGCCCCTGGAGTCGGCGctggcccggggcgcgggcgcggcagTCACTAGGCTGCGGGTGAAGGCCTATGAGCGGCTCAGGCCGCGGGCCAGCGTAGAGCTCGATCTCACGGTGAACGTGCGTTCGGTTAACCGCTGGCCTCCGCGCTGCCTCCCAGCGATGCTGGT GACTGAAATACGCGAGACCACGCTGGTTGGCACTGTGCTGAACACCTTCACTTGTACTGATCCAGACTCTTCTGGCTCTACCCTCGACTACAAGCTGCGGTTCTACAGTCCTCCTGGCTTGGCTAGCCTCTGTCTTCGAGACAGGGCCTTGGAG GTGAATGCTACACTGGACTGTGATGCTCCTGGGGCCTGCTTTCAGCATGCAGCCTCTATCCTGGTGCTCAATGGTGATCAGCCCCTGA CTGAGGTGCCAGTATTGGTGATGGTGACTCCTGTCAACGAGTTTTCTCCAGCCTGTGTTCCACATACATTCCGGATCCGGGAAGATGCAGGGCCCTACACCCTGCTGGGCTCTGTGGTGGGCATGGACAAGGATTACCCGCACAACAGCGTTGAGTACTTCATCTCTGGTGGGCCCAGCACCTTTTCTGTGGACCGTCTCAGCG GGGAGATTCACCTCCTGGGATCTTTGGACTATGAGCTGCAGAAATCATACAGGCTCACTGTCCTGGTGACTGACCATAGCCAAGACCAGGACCCTACCCAGCGCCGCTCTGGTTCCTGCACCATTACCATCGAGGTTGAG GATGTGAACGACCATTCCCCCGAGTGTCAGCCCCCATTTCAGGAACTCACCATCTACACTCCCTTGGGCCGTAGTGTGGAGGTGACCAAGGTGTCATGTTGGGTTCCTCAGGAGCCACAGCGTCTGACTTTTTCCTACAGCATCGTGGGAGGTGAGGGCCATGGAGGCCACCAGGCTGTTGGGGAAGGAGCAGGCCAAGGCCAGCAATGGTTCCCTTCTTCTGCCACTCTATTTTCAGGGACTAGTCAGAGCCGATTCAGCCTGCAAGGAGCCATCCTGGTGTACAACGATATCACGTTGGGGCCCCCCTGGCCAGAGCAGCCCCATTCTTATGAGCTATTGATCTGTGTGGCCGATTCAGGTCCCTCTATCCCCCATCTCAGCACCACAGCCACCATCATTGTGCATGTCGTACCCTGGAATGCCAGCACAGCAGCCACCCGCATCCACAGAGTCACAGTGAGGGGG GTGCCTTCGATGATGACACCCCTGCTTGTGACAGACACGGAGGTTTTCTGGCAGCCAGAACCCTGGTTTGTGGTGGTGCTGACAGTTACCAGTGCCCTCTTTCTCTTGGCTCTGGGCTGGCTCTTCAGCAGGCTCTTCCAGGG GTTGGCCCAGATGCTACAGACACCAAACAAACCAGCCCACGAGCTGCTACTAAACAG TATCCAGGGAACTGAGGAGTCCATTGAGGGGTTCATGGAAGCACCAAGGATGGAGATGCCCCAAGCACCCAGTAGTGTCATGAGCCTG GAGCACTTTGATGGCAGAGCACAGGACCCCCGTGAGCCCCCCTCGTCCCAAACCACTCTCCACCTGGGTCCACTTTCTCTCCTTAGTCCATCTCAGTATTTCCTTCTACACCAAGCATTCACTATCTACTTTTTCCCTGAATGGGGTCTGTTCTCACCCCCATTCACTTTTCAGCTAATGTTTCTTAAACACTTATAG